The Arachis duranensis cultivar V14167 chromosome 2, aradu.V14167.gnm2.J7QH, whole genome shotgun sequence genome has a window encoding:
- the LOC107476012 gene encoding nuclear pore complex protein NUP35 isoform X1: MSTTVHKTPKSGRQTLFFQDLASPVSARRGKFSSPGQAAAVSALWRENFGGSDLPPPPVFTLEDRSDFSPESGLPDYQISPESKSNIRTPVQASNREFSTPLKSKSEASTSYVLRGVQQSQQSSPGLSWWSPTTAKSAGEQDEKGRSSPVEGVVQPGALITLPPQLEVARPEVQRNSLPAGNLNEEEWVTVYGSSCRFSPGDTNLVLREFEKCGEILKHVPGPRDANWMHILYQNRSDSQKALNKNGVQLNGVLIVGVKPLDPMQRQALDERLNHQGFMPLPLPSARNSESSTLKASSRPYYLQNGNSSARQTGGAIASPTKSLVSKIMDLMFGV; the protein is encoded by the exons ATGAGCACCACAGTGCACAAAACTCCAAAGTCTGGTAGACAGACTTTGTTTTTCCAGGATTTAGCCTCGCCCGTTTCTGCCAGGAGAGGAAAGTTTTCAAGTCCGGGACAGGCAGCTGCAGTATCTGCTCTGTGGCGTGAGAATTTTGGTGGTTCGGACCTTCCACCTCCTCCTGTTTTCACCTTGGAAGACAGGTCAGATTTTTCTCCTGAATCAGGCTTACCGGATTACCAAATATCCCCGGAGTCTAAATCCAATATTAGGACTCCAGTTCAAGCTTCAAATAGAGAATTTTCAACTCCATTGAAAAGCAAATCCGAGGCCAGCACATCTTATGTGTTAAGAGGGGTGCAACAAAGCCAGCAGAGCTCACCAGGGTTGAGTTGGTGGTCACCCACAACTGCAAAGAGTGCCGGAGAACAAGATGAAAAGGGAAGGAGTTCACCAGTTGAGGGTGTGGTTCAGCCTGGTGCTCTTATAACTCTCCCTCCGCAGCTGGAAGTAGCAAGGCCAGAGGTTCAAAGGAATTCTTTGCCAGCTGGGAATCTCAATGAGGAAGAGTGGGTGACTGTTTATGG TTCCTCCTGCAGATTTTCTCCAGGTGATACTAATTTGGTTTTAAGGGAGTTTGAAAAATGTGGtgaaattttgaaacatgttcCTGGTCCTAGAGATGCTAATTGGATGCATATTTTATATCAG AATCGTTCTGATTCCCAGAAAGCCCTTAACAAGAATGGAGTGCAGCTCAATGGAGTCCTAATAGTTGGTGTGAAACCCTTGGATCCCATGCAACGTCAAGCATTGGATGAACGGCTTAACCATCAGGGATTTATGCCCTTACCTCTACCGTCTGCTAGAAATTCAGAATCAAGTACGCTGAAAGCTTCATCTCGACCCTACTATCTGCAGAATGGCAACTCAAGTGCCCGGCAAACTGGAGGAGCCATTGCTTCTCCAACAAAATCATTGGTGTCCAAGATCATGGATTTGATGTTTGGAGTCTAG
- the LOC107476012 gene encoding nuclear pore complex protein NUP35 isoform X2, translating into MSTTVHKTPKSGRQTLFFQDLASPVSARRGKFSSPGQAAAVSALWRENFGGSDLPPPPVFTLEDRSDFSPESGLPDYQISPESKSNIRTPVQASNREFSTPLKSKSEASTSYVLRGVQQSQQSSPGLSWWSPTTAKSAGEQDEKGRSSPVEGVVQPGALITLPPQLEVARPEVQRNSLPAGNLNEEEWVTVYGFSPGDTNLVLREFEKCGEILKHVPGPRDANWMHILYQNRSDSQKALNKNGVQLNGVLIVGVKPLDPMQRQALDERLNHQGFMPLPLPSARNSESSTLKASSRPYYLQNGNSSARQTGGAIASPTKSLVSKIMDLMFGV; encoded by the exons ATGAGCACCACAGTGCACAAAACTCCAAAGTCTGGTAGACAGACTTTGTTTTTCCAGGATTTAGCCTCGCCCGTTTCTGCCAGGAGAGGAAAGTTTTCAAGTCCGGGACAGGCAGCTGCAGTATCTGCTCTGTGGCGTGAGAATTTTGGTGGTTCGGACCTTCCACCTCCTCCTGTTTTCACCTTGGAAGACAGGTCAGATTTTTCTCCTGAATCAGGCTTACCGGATTACCAAATATCCCCGGAGTCTAAATCCAATATTAGGACTCCAGTTCAAGCTTCAAATAGAGAATTTTCAACTCCATTGAAAAGCAAATCCGAGGCCAGCACATCTTATGTGTTAAGAGGGGTGCAACAAAGCCAGCAGAGCTCACCAGGGTTGAGTTGGTGGTCACCCACAACTGCAAAGAGTGCCGGAGAACAAGATGAAAAGGGAAGGAGTTCACCAGTTGAGGGTGTGGTTCAGCCTGGTGCTCTTATAACTCTCCCTCCGCAGCTGGAAGTAGCAAGGCCAGAGGTTCAAAGGAATTCTTTGCCAGCTGGGAATCTCAATGAGGAAGAGTGGGTGACTGTTTATGG ATTTTCTCCAGGTGATACTAATTTGGTTTTAAGGGAGTTTGAAAAATGTGGtgaaattttgaaacatgttcCTGGTCCTAGAGATGCTAATTGGATGCATATTTTATATCAG AATCGTTCTGATTCCCAGAAAGCCCTTAACAAGAATGGAGTGCAGCTCAATGGAGTCCTAATAGTTGGTGTGAAACCCTTGGATCCCATGCAACGTCAAGCATTGGATGAACGGCTTAACCATCAGGGATTTATGCCCTTACCTCTACCGTCTGCTAGAAATTCAGAATCAAGTACGCTGAAAGCTTCATCTCGACCCTACTATCTGCAGAATGGCAACTCAAGTGCCCGGCAAACTGGAGGAGCCATTGCTTCTCCAACAAAATCATTGGTGTCCAAGATCATGGATTTGATGTTTGGAGTCTAG